A DNA window from Streptomyces canus contains the following coding sequences:
- a CDS encoding rhodanese-like domain-containing protein, whose protein sequence is MPTVQVTDLKDGDFLLDVREDDEWQAGHAEGALHIPISEFVARYGELTEAAPQDGRVHVICRSGGRSAQVTMYLAQQGIDAANVDGGMQLWAETGRPVVTDDGRPGFVL, encoded by the coding sequence GTGCCCACGGTCCAGGTCACGGACCTCAAGGACGGCGATTTCCTGCTGGACGTCCGCGAGGACGACGAATGGCAGGCGGGTCACGCCGAAGGGGCGCTGCACATTCCCATCAGTGAGTTCGTGGCCCGCTACGGCGAGTTGACCGAGGCCGCCCCGCAGGACGGCCGCGTCCACGTGATCTGCCGGTCCGGCGGTCGCTCGGCCCAGGTCACGATGTACCTGGCCCAGCAGGGCATCGACGCCGCGAACGTCGACGGCGGCATGCAGCTGTGGGCAGAGACGGGCCGCCCCGTGGTGACCGACGACGGCCGACCGGGCTTCGTGCTCTAG